Proteins co-encoded in one Dyadobacter sp. CECT 9275 genomic window:
- a CDS encoding succinylglutamate desuccinylase/aspartoacylase family protein translates to MNYKKITSGAEGPDVLLTAGVHGDEYEPMLATLELLAELPGKLTRGTVTIVSIVNEGAYESAARYGTDGLDLARICPGNELGTSSETAAAEISKLIESSDYLVDMHTGGVMYDIAPLAGYMLHPSTDILEKQRKMAGSFNLPIIWGTEHRPDGRTLSVARDAGVPAIYLEYGGGTGIRGKVTEAYKSGFLNLLASLGMVEAQSVTEPLENRFWVEDYRYNSGYLQGKMPSPADGIFIAEVTLGEMVEKGQRWGKIVDVLEGTVVEVFADMAGLAFLQRALVKVKKGDALGGILPIEKPGKTVIYE, encoded by the coding sequence ATGAACTATAAAAAAATAACATCCGGTGCCGAAGGACCGGACGTTCTGCTGACTGCCGGTGTGCATGGAGACGAATACGAACCGATGCTGGCCACGCTTGAGTTGCTGGCTGAACTCCCCGGGAAACTTACAAGAGGTACCGTAACCATAGTATCTATAGTAAACGAAGGTGCGTATGAATCGGCTGCCCGGTATGGTACCGATGGGTTGGATCTGGCGCGTATCTGTCCGGGTAATGAGCTTGGAACTTCCTCGGAGACAGCTGCGGCCGAGATCAGCAAACTGATTGAGTCGTCGGATTATCTGGTGGATATGCATACCGGAGGTGTGATGTATGACATTGCCCCGCTGGCTGGTTACATGCTGCATCCTTCGACCGACATTCTTGAAAAACAGCGAAAAATGGCCGGGTCTTTTAATTTGCCCATCATCTGGGGAACGGAACACCGGCCCGACGGCCGAACACTTTCCGTTGCCAGGGATGCCGGAGTTCCGGCTATCTATCTGGAATATGGTGGAGGAACGGGTATCAGAGGCAAGGTGACGGAAGCGTATAAAAGCGGGTTTTTAAATTTATTGGCAAGCCTGGGTATGGTTGAGGCTCAGTCCGTAACGGAACCACTTGAAAATCGTTTTTGGGTAGAAGACTACCGGTATAACAGCGGTTATCTCCAGGGTAAAATGCCTTCACCTGCCGACGGAATTTTCATAGCTGAGGTTACATTGGGTGAAATGGTGGAGAAAGGACAGCGTTGGGGAAAGATTGTGGATGTCCTGGAAGGTACAGTCGTTGAGGTTTTTGCTGATATGGCTGGTCTTGCTTTTTTGCAAAGGGCATTGGTGAAAGTGAAAAAAGGGGATGCGTTGGGGGGGATTCTGCCGATTGAGAAACCGGGTAAAACTGTGATTTATGAGTAA
- a CDS encoding SGNH/GDSL hydrolase family protein — translation MMKNLMPSRRKFLKITGLGTALSVMVNRQVAARTVVVSPGNTGDATADLEKIAALMTAKGKPVIWLFTGDSITHGAKHTKGYRSYPEIFGERIRWELKRMRDVVVNTGISGNTTRNILDDFDWRITQFRPAVVSLMLGTNDCIRSGFTTEVFELNLETIVAKIRESGAVPVLHTPNILIPEKAPDRGATLPLYVPVIRRVAQNRNVILVDNYQYWEDSMKAGTPVYRQWLNDPIHPGETGHQEIARLMFKTLSIFDPKEPTCGGAYYEGEH, via the coding sequence ATGATGAAAAATCTGATGCCGTCAAGGCGGAAATTTCTGAAAATAACGGGTCTGGGGACCGCACTTTCTGTGATGGTGAACCGGCAGGTGGCAGCTCGGACGGTCGTTGTTAGCCCCGGGAACACTGGGGATGCCACTGCTGATCTAGAGAAAATTGCAGCTTTGATGACTGCAAAGGGAAAACCGGTAATCTGGCTCTTTACGGGCGATAGCATCACCCACGGGGCAAAACATACGAAGGGATACCGCTCTTACCCAGAGATTTTCGGTGAGCGTATCCGCTGGGAGCTTAAACGCATGCGGGATGTGGTGGTCAACACGGGCATAAGCGGAAATACGACTCGCAACATTCTGGACGACTTCGACTGGCGGATCACGCAGTTTCGTCCGGCGGTGGTATCTCTGATGCTCGGAACCAACGACTGCATCCGAAGCGGATTTACTACCGAAGTTTTTGAGCTGAATCTGGAAACGATCGTCGCAAAAATAAGGGAATCGGGAGCAGTGCCTGTTTTGCATACGCCAAACATTCTTATTCCTGAAAAAGCCCCGGACCGTGGCGCTACCTTGCCCCTGTACGTGCCTGTGATCCGCCGGGTGGCTCAAAACCGGAATGTCATCCTGGTTGATAATTACCAATACTGGGAGGATAGTATGAAAGCCGGCACTCCGGTTTACCGGCAATGGCTCAACGATCCCATTCATCCAGGTGAAACGGGGCACCAGGAAATTGCCCGCCTGATGTTTAAAACACTTTCCATTTTCGATCCCAAAGAACCTACCTGCGGGGGGGCTTATTATGAAGGAGAGCACTGA
- a CDS encoding sialidase family protein produces the protein MKKTNVLFRYVFSLLAVFFCCRAEQAFSQKNQSQVLALQLAPGDNNPRNSEGDFITLKDGRILFVYSHYTGKSTSDHAPAYLAGRFSKDGGKTWTQEDQLIVEREGDMNVMSVSLLRLQNGKIALFYLKKNSETDCIPLMRISSDEAKTWSAPTSCITDRKGYFVLNNNRVIQLKSGRLLMAVAMHRSLDGKWQAKATLFSYFSDDNGVTWKSGEAVPNTSDIITQEPGVVELKDGRIMMFIRTDSGFQQLSYSKDQGQTWSHIEPSTIHSPVSPASMTRIPSTGDLLLVWNNNKVKEAAWHGGVRTPLTIAISRDEGKTWENLKNIETDPKGWYCYTAIHFTKKEVLLGYCAGTTQLATVNITRLNKKWLYK, from the coding sequence ATGAAAAAAACGAACGTGTTATTCCGGTATGTTTTTTCTCTTCTGGCAGTTTTTTTCTGCTGCCGCGCGGAACAGGCATTTTCGCAAAAGAACCAGTCTCAGGTGCTGGCCCTGCAGCTTGCACCAGGAGATAATAATCCGCGCAATAGTGAAGGCGATTTTATTACGCTGAAAGATGGGCGCATACTTTTTGTATACAGCCATTACACGGGCAAGTCTACCAGCGACCACGCACCGGCCTACCTGGCCGGACGATTTTCCAAAGACGGCGGCAAAACCTGGACGCAGGAAGACCAGCTCATTGTAGAACGGGAAGGAGATATGAATGTGATGTCGGTGTCGCTGCTGAGGTTGCAGAACGGGAAAATTGCTTTGTTTTATTTGAAAAAGAATTCGGAAACGGATTGTATCCCACTGATGAGGATATCATCCGACGAAGCAAAAACCTGGAGTGCGCCAACGTCCTGTATTACCGATCGGAAAGGTTATTTTGTCTTAAACAACAACCGGGTAATTCAGTTAAAAAGTGGTCGCTTGCTCATGGCTGTTGCGATGCACCGGTCCCTGGACGGAAAATGGCAGGCCAAGGCTACTTTGTTCAGTTATTTCTCTGATGACAATGGCGTTACCTGGAAATCCGGAGAAGCAGTGCCGAATACCTCTGATATAATCACCCAGGAGCCCGGTGTTGTGGAACTGAAAGATGGCAGGATTATGATGTTTATCCGGACAGACAGCGGGTTCCAGCAGCTTTCGTACTCCAAGGACCAGGGGCAGACATGGAGCCATATTGAGCCAAGTACCATCCATTCACCGGTTTCTCCGGCATCCATGACACGGATTCCTTCAACCGGAGATCTGCTGTTGGTTTGGAATAACAATAAAGTAAAAGAAGCAGCCTGGCATGGCGGGGTACGTACACCGCTCACAATCGCCATATCCAGGGACGAGGGTAAAACCTGGGAAAATCTCAAAAATATCGAGACTGATCCCAAAGGTTGGTACTGCTATACTGCGATCCATTTTACCAAAAAGGAAGTACTGCTTGGCTACTGCGCCGGAACTACGCAATTGGCGACGGTCAATATCACGCGTCTGAACAAGAAATGGCTGTACAAATGA
- a CDS encoding sialidase family protein, producing MKKITRVLIFALLTVAAALSGGDVFSQDHKAGVYAMKLPRGKNNPRNSEGDFVTLKDGRILFVYTHYTGTNPDDHGSAFLAGRYSKDGGKSWSTEDQMIVAQEGDMNVMSVSLLRLKNGKIALFYLRKNSFTDCIPQMRISSDEGKTWSNPTPCITDRKNYFVLNNNRVIQLKSGRLLMPVALHNTKEGGAFENQGIIYCYYSDDNGRNWTSSAEIPNTKKIITQEPGVIELKDGRIMMFIRTDSGVQQLSFSRDEGKTWSPIEPSKIASPLSPASIARIPSMGDLLLVWNNNDGKNPATKERRTPLTTAISKDEGSTWQNLKNIEDNPSGSFCYTAIHFTKDEVLLGYFDWATTQVTIRRLSLKWILDK from the coding sequence ATGAAAAAAATAACCAGGGTACTCATTTTTGCTTTATTAACGGTTGCGGCCGCGTTATCCGGAGGGGATGTCTTTTCGCAGGACCACAAGGCGGGCGTTTACGCGATGAAATTGCCCAGGGGTAAAAATAACCCCCGAAACAGTGAAGGTGATTTTGTTACATTAAAAGACGGACGCATTTTATTTGTCTATACACATTATACAGGTACAAATCCGGACGATCATGGTTCGGCGTTTCTGGCCGGAAGGTATTCCAAAGATGGCGGCAAAAGCTGGTCAACCGAAGATCAGATGATCGTAGCGCAGGAAGGTGATATGAATGTAATGTCTGTTTCGCTGCTCCGACTGAAAAACGGGAAAATCGCACTGTTTTATCTTAGGAAAAATTCTTTTACCGACTGTATCCCTCAAATGCGGATCTCATCGGATGAGGGCAAAACATGGAGTAATCCTACACCCTGCATTACCGATCGGAAAAACTATTTTGTGCTGAATAACAACAGGGTTATCCAGTTGAAGAGCGGAAGGTTACTGATGCCGGTGGCTTTGCATAACACCAAAGAAGGTGGAGCGTTTGAAAATCAGGGGATTATATATTGTTATTATTCCGACGATAACGGTAGAAACTGGACTTCGTCTGCGGAGATACCCAATACGAAAAAGATCATTACCCAGGAACCGGGGGTGATTGAGCTTAAAGACGGGCGTATCATGATGTTTATCCGTACGGATAGTGGCGTTCAGCAGCTTTCTTTTTCACGTGACGAAGGCAAAACGTGGAGCCCGATCGAGCCGAGCAAAATAGCGTCTCCGCTGTCTCCCGCATCGATTGCCCGTATACCTTCCATGGGTGACCTGCTGCTTGTCTGGAACAATAATGACGGGAAAAATCCGGCTACCAAAGAAAGAAGAACACCACTGACAACCGCCATTTCCAAAGACGAGGGCTCCACCTGGCAAAACTTGAAGAATATTGAAGATAACCCTTCCGGGTCATTCTGTTATACCGCCATTCATTTTACAAAAGACGAAGTTCTGCTTGGGTATTTCGACTGGGCTACCACACAGGTAACCATCCGGCGGCTGAGCCTGAAATGGATTTTAGATAAATAA
- a CDS encoding sialidase family protein, with the protein MRILTHTCGQIICFLLVVLNGYAQTIAGSHAVLDIRAGDNNPRNSEGDFITLNDGRIMFVYSRYTGSSASDFAPADLAARFSSDGGQTWTATDKIVVKNEGKSNVMSVSLLRLSAKKIALFYIRKNGTDDCIPMMRVSANEGETWGEARPCIADTKGYFVVNNSRVRQLRSGRILIPVSLHKTPETKWNNRGTLRCYYSDDSGLTWKSGNAVPNPDSVITQEPGITELRDGGILMHIRANGGFQYYSYSKDRGITWSPVSPSAIASPISPASISRIPSTGDLLLVWNNNGAKGEGYFKGKRTPLTIAVSKDEGVTWQHLKNIEDNPEGTFCYTAIHFVKDHVLLGYGMGAGLEQSRVIRLGLDEIYK; encoded by the coding sequence ATGAGAATTTTAACCCATACCTGCGGACAGATTATCTGCTTTTTACTGGTCGTGCTGAACGGTTACGCCCAAACCATTGCGGGAAGCCATGCGGTGCTGGATATCAGGGCGGGAGACAATAATCCTAGAAACAGCGAAGGCGATTTTATCACCCTCAACGATGGGCGGATCATGTTTGTTTACTCCAGATACACGGGCTCTTCCGCCAGTGATTTTGCCCCCGCCGATCTGGCAGCTCGCTTTTCGTCCGATGGAGGGCAAACCTGGACGGCTACAGATAAGATCGTGGTTAAAAATGAAGGAAAAAGCAACGTCATGTCGGTTTCGCTGCTTCGTCTTTCGGCTAAAAAAATTGCCTTGTTTTATATCCGTAAAAACGGAACCGATGATTGTATTCCCATGATGCGCGTTTCCGCTAACGAAGGCGAGACCTGGGGAGAAGCAAGGCCGTGTATTGCGGATACCAAAGGATATTTCGTTGTAAACAACAGCAGGGTAAGGCAACTTCGGTCGGGCAGAATACTCATCCCGGTTTCGCTGCACAAAACGCCGGAAACCAAATGGAATAACCGCGGAACGTTACGTTGCTACTATTCCGATGACAGCGGGTTGACCTGGAAATCGGGAAATGCAGTCCCCAACCCCGACAGCGTGATTACCCAGGAACCGGGTATTACTGAACTCAGAGACGGAGGTATACTGATGCACATTCGTGCCAATGGTGGTTTTCAGTACTACTCCTATTCCAAAGATAGGGGTATCACCTGGAGTCCCGTTTCACCATCGGCCATTGCCTCTCCCATATCGCCTGCGTCGATATCCAGGATACCTTCCACTGGTGATCTTCTGCTGGTTTGGAATAACAACGGTGCGAAAGGGGAGGGCTATTTCAAGGGAAAAAGGACTCCTCTCACCATTGCTGTTTCAAAAGATGAGGGCGTTACCTGGCAGCATCTGAAAAACATTGAAGACAATCCGGAAGGTACTTTCTGCTACACGGCCATTCATTTTGTGAAAGACCATGTGCTGCTCGGTTATGGAATGGGAGCGGGACTTGAGCAGTCGCGTGTGATTAGGCTCGGGCTGGATGAGATTTACAAATAA
- a CDS encoding YVTN family beta-propeller repeat protein, whose translation MIRKKIYITTRYPAFLLAFAAQWLLFGIVFPQAYAQKRKPVLLVANKHSNTLSFINPKTFQVIETIPTGPNPHEIAVTPDQRTAYLSSYKAPGNTISVIDLVSRKQMKEINTGAYTRIHGVAMAPDGRNAYFTAGQTGFIVEIDTKTNEITRTIPTEGKISHMVYVSADGKRLFTANITSENISVIDRESGRLITQIPCGPGCEGLAFTPDGKYLWAGNQTAGTITIVDLLTYKPIETFECKGMPVRIRFTADGKRALVAGWVKEGTLTVLDVATRKEIKRIRVGDFAIGVELTVDGRYAFVGCEDSEEVQLMPDGSERVKIKTSDSDGIHVVDMKTLEVVSIIKSGLGPDPMIMSFPPEK comes from the coding sequence GTGATTCGTAAGAAAATTTACATTACAACAAGATACCCGGCTTTTCTGTTGGCCTTTGCGGCCCAGTGGCTGCTTTTTGGGATAGTATTTCCCCAGGCGTATGCTCAGAAACGCAAACCGGTTTTGCTGGTAGCCAACAAGCATTCCAATACGCTCTCTTTTATCAATCCGAAAACTTTTCAAGTCATTGAAACTATCCCTACCGGCCCCAATCCTCACGAGATAGCCGTTACGCCCGATCAGCGAACGGCCTATCTGAGCAGCTACAAGGCACCTGGTAACACGATTTCCGTCATTGATCTGGTCAGCAGAAAACAAATGAAGGAGATTAATACAGGAGCATACACCCGGATTCACGGTGTGGCCATGGCGCCTGACGGAAGAAACGCCTATTTCACGGCCGGGCAAACGGGTTTTATAGTTGAAATTGATACAAAAACCAATGAAATAACAAGAACGATACCTACGGAAGGGAAAATTTCTCACATGGTATATGTGTCTGCAGATGGCAAACGGCTCTTCACGGCCAACATTACTTCTGAGAATATTTCGGTCATTGACCGGGAATCGGGCAGGCTCATTACCCAGATCCCCTGTGGCCCGGGTTGCGAAGGATTAGCCTTTACGCCCGATGGTAAATACCTGTGGGCAGGTAATCAAACGGCGGGCACCATCACGATTGTTGATCTGTTGACTTACAAACCCATCGAAACTTTCGAATGTAAAGGTATGCCTGTGCGTATCCGTTTTACTGCGGATGGGAAACGGGCACTGGTAGCGGGCTGGGTGAAGGAAGGCACACTGACCGTACTTGACGTTGCGACCCGGAAAGAGATCAAACGGATCCGCGTCGGTGATTTTGCCATCGGCGTAGAACTGACCGTTGACGGGCGGTATGCCTTTGTAGGCTGCGAGGATTCCGAAGAGGTGCAGCTCATGCCGGATGGATCTGAACGGGTCAAAATAAAAACGTCGGATTCCGACGGTATTCATGTGGTGGATATGAAAACACTTGAAGTGGTATCCATTATAAAATCAGGCCTCGGGCCTGATCCGATGATCATGTCTTTTCCCCCTGAAAAATGA
- a CDS encoding sialidase family protein, which yields MKWICKLICLSLLLMPGFFKKALAQQNPALVLRLSPGEDNPRNSEGDFVTLKDGRILFIYSHFTGKSSSDFAGAYLASRYSSDGGKTWSDKDQIVVKNDAGMNVMSVSLLRLKNGEIALFYARKNSMDDCIPLMRISRDEGQTWGDPVTCITDKKGYFVLNNNRVIQLANGRLLMPVAWHITPEGGKFNERGKLFCYYSDDNGSTWTSGQEIANPDGVVTQEPGLIALKKKKIMMIIRTDAGVQYQSFSKDNGKTWGAAGRTTIESPVSPATIARIPSTGDLLMVWNNNGAKSGQAKGLRTPLNLAISKDEGKTWLHQKTLESDPDGWYCYTAIHFVGEKEVLLSYCAGNRPKRTSLSITDIKRLSLDWIYQ from the coding sequence ATGAAATGGATATGTAAATTGATATGCTTGTCGCTATTGCTCATGCCCGGCTTTTTTAAAAAAGCACTGGCACAGCAGAACCCTGCACTTGTACTCCGGCTTTCACCGGGAGAGGATAACCCGAGGAACAGCGAGGGTGATTTTGTAACACTGAAAGACGGTCGCATCCTTTTTATTTACAGCCACTTTACAGGTAAATCTTCCAGCGACTTCGCTGGGGCCTACCTGGCTAGTCGTTACTCCTCCGACGGCGGAAAAACCTGGTCTGACAAAGATCAGATAGTGGTCAAAAATGATGCCGGAATGAACGTGATGTCGGTATCCCTGTTACGTCTGAAAAACGGAGAGATAGCCCTGTTTTACGCACGGAAAAATTCGATGGATGACTGTATTCCGCTGATGCGGATATCACGTGATGAAGGCCAGACCTGGGGAGATCCCGTAACCTGTATCACTGATAAAAAAGGCTACTTTGTGTTAAACAATAACCGGGTCATTCAGCTCGCAAATGGCAGGCTCCTGATGCCCGTAGCCTGGCACATCACACCGGAGGGAGGCAAATTCAATGAACGTGGGAAACTGTTTTGCTATTATTCGGATGACAATGGGTCAACCTGGACATCGGGCCAAGAGATTGCTAATCCCGATGGTGTGGTCACACAAGAGCCCGGGTTGATCGCGTTGAAAAAGAAGAAAATCATGATGATCATTCGTACCGATGCGGGTGTGCAGTACCAGTCGTTTTCAAAGGATAACGGCAAAACCTGGGGTGCCGCCGGCCGAACGACCATTGAGTCGCCGGTATCTCCCGCCACCATTGCCAGGATACCTTCCACGGGAGATCTGCTGATGGTTTGGAATAACAATGGTGCGAAAAGCGGCCAAGCCAAAGGCCTGCGCACCCCTCTGAATCTGGCCATTTCAAAGGATGAAGGCAAAACGTGGCTTCACCAGAAAACGCTGGAGTCGGATCCGGACGGCTGGTACTGTTATACAGCCATCCATTTTGTAGGTGAGAAAGAAGTACTGCTTAGTTACTGCGCCGGAAACAGACCTAAGCGAACGAGTTTGTCAATCACGGATATCAAGCGGTTGAGCCTGGATTGGATCTATCAGTAA
- a CDS encoding SGNH/GDSL hydrolase family protein: MSFKKWFILVLLTAGFVDTVLAGNYRSENDYFQPQDSSGVKIVVFGNSVTATRITIKQVFAQRLPGLLAEKGIKAQIINSGIPGSHSGHLADHGLFKIRHALDRFDTDVLGHHPDIVNISFGINDAHIDSKVKNGPSRIPLDKYRANLTYMIETLQSRGISVILMVPNILGEKYGDIQNDRLLQYCRVVRKLAKKYHTGLVDNFKSFKNYQKTTGISYETLMLDGVHPNDRGHEIIAANLAEQIENIVYQKLRN, translated from the coding sequence ATGTCTTTTAAAAAATGGTTTATCCTGGTGCTGCTCACAGCCGGATTTGTGGATACAGTGTTGGCCGGAAATTACCGGAGCGAAAATGATTATTTTCAACCGCAGGATTCATCCGGGGTTAAAATCGTGGTATTCGGAAACTCGGTGACTGCCACCAGGATAACCATTAAGCAGGTATTTGCCCAGCGGCTTCCCGGACTTTTGGCAGAAAAAGGAATTAAAGCACAAATCATCAATTCCGGAATACCGGGAAGTCATTCGGGACACCTGGCGGATCATGGTCTTTTCAAAATCAGACACGCGCTGGACCGCTTTGATACTGACGTTCTGGGCCATCATCCTGACATTGTAAATATCAGTTTTGGCATTAATGATGCGCATATTGACAGCAAAGTGAAGAATGGCCCTTCCCGTATTCCGCTGGACAAGTATCGGGCCAACCTTACTTACATGATTGAAACTTTACAGTCCAGAGGGATCAGTGTCATTCTGATGGTACCCAATATCCTGGGCGAGAAGTATGGGGATATTCAGAACGACAGGCTGCTTCAGTATTGCAGGGTGGTGAGAAAACTGGCAAAAAAATACCATACCGGTCTGGTCGATAACTTTAAGAGTTTTAAAAATTATCAGAAGACAACCGGGATAAGCTACGAAACCCTGATGCTAGACGGGGTTCATCCCAACGACCGGGGACACGAAATCATTGCGGCAAATCTGGCAGAGCAAATTGAAAACATTGTTTACCAAAAGCTACGTAACTGA
- a CDS encoding sialidase family protein encodes MTARFKTGKAILLLSLVLCAGKIVKAQAPVFNEQNGKITSSGAWIPRNTEELKGQILGPFVRNQEGNIVAIDGNKCLISKDEGKTWEKHEMFSNPEKFNISGERALLKTRNGVLVFAFLNLAERGNWNWQADISDSPGAILPTYTIRSLDGGKTWQDVQKRHNEHTGAIRSMIETRNGNVIFTSMMMRHNPGHHTVLTYTSRDEGKSWERSNVIDLGGIGHHSGVTESTIEQLKDGRIWQLMRTNWGTFWECFSDDEGISWKGIRPTGIAASSAPGQLKRLTSGRLVLMWNRRFPDGKDTYPLRGGDGQFSEVAASNHREELSVAFSENDGKTWSKPKVIAKSYKIQNSDTSKAWISYPYIFEAKPGELWVTTMQGDLRMKLNERDFID; translated from the coding sequence ATGACAGCAAGATTCAAAACAGGAAAAGCGATTTTACTTCTGAGCCTGGTGTTGTGTGCCGGTAAGATTGTAAAAGCGCAGGCCCCCGTATTTAATGAACAAAATGGTAAAATAACCTCTTCCGGAGCCTGGATACCCCGTAATACCGAAGAACTGAAAGGGCAGATACTGGGCCCTTTCGTACGCAATCAGGAGGGGAATATCGTTGCCATTGATGGAAATAAATGCCTGATCAGCAAGGATGAAGGCAAAACCTGGGAAAAACACGAAATGTTCAGTAATCCTGAAAAGTTCAATATCTCGGGAGAAAGAGCGCTTCTGAAAACGCGTAACGGAGTGCTGGTATTTGCCTTTCTGAACCTCGCTGAAAGGGGCAACTGGAACTGGCAGGCAGATATTTCCGATTCGCCGGGAGCCATTTTGCCTACCTATACCATTCGGAGCCTGGACGGCGGAAAAACCTGGCAGGATGTTCAGAAACGACATAATGAACATACCGGTGCTATCAGGAGCATGATTGAAACCCGCAACGGAAACGTGATTTTTACTTCCATGATGATGCGCCATAATCCCGGGCACCATACCGTGTTAACCTATACTTCCAGGGATGAGGGTAAAAGCTGGGAGAGATCCAATGTGATCGACCTTGGTGGGATAGGGCACCACAGCGGTGTAACCGAATCCACGATCGAACAATTAAAGGATGGCCGCATTTGGCAGCTCATGCGTACTAACTGGGGTACCTTCTGGGAATGTTTTTCGGATGACGAGGGGATATCCTGGAAAGGGATAAGGCCAACAGGTATCGCGGCAAGTTCGGCACCGGGGCAACTGAAAAGGCTGACCAGCGGAAGGCTGGTGCTGATGTGGAACCGCCGTTTTCCTGATGGAAAGGATACTTACCCGCTCAGAGGGGGCGATGGGCAATTTTCAGAGGTGGCCGCCAGCAATCACCGGGAGGAACTTTCAGTTGCTTTTTCTGAAAACGACGGTAAAACCTGGAGTAAACCGAAAGTCATCGCCAAATCGTATAAGATTCAGAACAGTGATACTTCAAAGGCCTGGATCTCCTATCCGTATATTTTCGAAGCAAAACCAGGTGAACTTTGGGTGACTACCATGCAGGGAGACCTGAGAATGAAACTAAACGAAAGGGATTTTATTGACTAA
- a CDS encoding dihydrodipicolinate synthase family protein: protein MMRNKLEIGGLWPALLTPVDQEGAPQFAELEKIVQLCVDQKLDGLYILGSTGQGVLFTEKQRVEVTKKVIDVAQGKLPVIAQVGALNTRESVRLAQAAQEAGVYGISTVAPIYYQGGAQNALAHYRTISSAIDIPFFPYHVGNQSIFGGDARYYIDQILGLPNIGGMKLTTQNLYEISLMHILAGEDLILFSGADELFCQATLCGTVGAIGSFFNLWGEECQYVRKEFIGGNFELGNRFMLTFQEIINHVLPNIWTFFQKAMYMRHGVDIGIPNPPLGLGNKSWEENDVQEILDRIAAVSGIVNH from the coding sequence ATGATGCGTAACAAATTGGAAATCGGAGGCCTCTGGCCCGCACTTTTAACACCCGTCGATCAGGAGGGAGCCCCACAGTTTGCCGAACTGGAAAAGATAGTTCAGTTATGTGTGGATCAGAAATTGGATGGCCTATATATTCTTGGTTCCACCGGGCAAGGGGTTCTTTTTACTGAAAAACAAAGGGTTGAAGTAACCAAAAAGGTAATAGATGTGGCCCAGGGGAAGCTCCCGGTCATTGCCCAGGTGGGTGCACTCAACACCCGGGAGTCGGTACGGCTCGCCCAGGCGGCACAGGAGGCCGGTGTTTACGGGATTTCGACCGTAGCTCCTATTTACTACCAGGGCGGCGCTCAGAATGCCCTGGCGCATTACCGCACGATCAGTTCTGCTATTGATATACCATTTTTTCCCTACCACGTAGGTAATCAGAGTATATTCGGTGGCGATGCCCGTTATTATATCGATCAGATCCTGGGGCTGCCCAACATTGGTGGAATGAAGCTAACGACGCAGAACCTTTACGAGATAAGTCTGATGCATATTCTGGCCGGAGAAGATCTCATTCTTTTCAGCGGTGCGGACGAACTTTTCTGTCAGGCCACTTTGTGCGGTACTGTAGGAGCGATCGGCAGCTTTTTTAACCTTTGGGGGGAAGAGTGCCAGTATGTCCGTAAAGAATTTATCGGAGGCAATTTTGAGCTGGGCAACCGTTTTATGCTCACCTTCCAGGAAATCATCAATCATGTTCTGCCTAATATCTGGACGTTCTTTCAAAAGGCAATGTACATGAGACACGGAGTGGACATCGGCATTCCTAATCCGCCGCTGGGTCTTGGAAATAAGTCCTGGGAAGAAAACGATGTACAGGAAATACTCGACCGTATTGCCGCAGTCAGTGGTATTGTCAATCACTAA